CCACAAGTCATTTCTCTTCCACAGGCGACTTTTTCACTTCACATGGTGCTCAAGCGTTTTGTATTTTACTGAAGTACTTCATTTTGTACAAGATTGCTGCTAGTGCGAAGAGATAAAGTTATGATATGTTCTCCGTCCCTGTGACAATGCACACGATGAAATCACGATTGAAGAGTAGCATAAGAACGCCCGTATACTGTGAATGCCTCAATGGATTCACTAGTTAGAGCTCGCGGCAAGCGGTCAGTGACAATAAGGACACCCTCGATGTTACTGATTAGAAGCATTTTTACCGATATCAACAAGGTAGCTATTAAACCTGGAAAGACCTATTCTGTTCAAATAAGCGGTTTTGTCCAAGTGTCCATTCTGCAGGAACGTAAGTGATAATTTTGCATGACATCTCGTCAGGATTGAACctttttatcttcattttcttgcaGCGTATTTTTGTGCAACTTCCAGTGAGGAGGAGTTTTTTGCAGGCGAAAGTGAGTCAAGTGGTTCATAATCGCGTGAATTGGGTGTGGGGAACTGGAGATCTACAAGACTTTCTCTTAACTAACAAAGTGTGCTTAATGTTAGttttataaaataaaatttacAGTTTGAGATGATGGTGAAGCATATGCCCACTTACAGGCAACAAATATGTTCAGGCCTATGCAGACTATAATTAAATtaactatttttttggtcttAACATTATCATTATAGTGGCTATTCGCGCTGAcactatttttatttaaacaTATCGTATTTTTTCGTAGCCAGTGGAAACACCACCATATTCTTCAAACGCTTCTCTTTCGGTCCCGAATTCTTCCACTTCAACCCACTCTTCAAGCCATTTACGGTCAGTTATCTTGGCATCTCCTGGAATACCCTTAATTGGGTAGAAATATACTAGAATGCAGTAGCTCAATGCTGAGATGAGATAACCGACGAAATAGTTCAAATAGTAAACTTTCATAGCACCAACAGGCACGGAAACTCCCACTGAGCCCAAAAATCCTGCAAAATTGGGAGCGATACCAAATATATAAGCCACCACCGCTCTCCAGTTCGTACCGTATTTATTGTACATGTAGTAAGATCCAGGTTTGTCGGTGTAgcaatggaaaatattaacGTAACCCTTTCTGACAATAAAGTAGTCAGCTGAAATGACACCTGCGATAGCACTTAAGAAAACCGCATACGCTGCTAATGCTGTAGTGAActttgatgatgatgataataaatCCCAGGGGCAAATTGCCAACGATATCAGAGCACAAATATAAGAACCGCGTctgatattgataaatttagGCAATAGTGCAGTCAGATCGGTACCTGCAGGGATAGAGTTACCAGACAAATTAGCACCCAACTGGTCAAAtgcaaaaatgaaagagaTTAAGAATACACCGGCTCTGTTCCCCGAAGTATAGTTATCCAAGTATCTGTTCAAGATGTCTAGGGGACTCCAATAGTTAATGCCGTATAGCGTATAGGCTGCGGAGACAGACAATATACCGATTAAGGAAATAATGCCATAACAGACGGGTAGGGCAACTAATTGCGAATAAACAGATGACTTGTAGGTCTTACCGAATCTAGTGAAATCGGGAGCGTTTAGGATCAAAGTGGAAAAGTTATCCAGGGCGCTCATGATGGCTCTGATGACAGACCATGCCAAAACAGTCTTGCTGATGGCGCCACCGTTGTCGTTCAAAGAACCCAACGCCAAATGACCTTTGGCTTTACAAAGAGtccaaatcaaaaaacCGAATGCCGCAAATGGTGTGATGGCGGATTTCAGTGCAAAGACATGACGTAATTTGTCAGGTGGGAACCATAGAAAGGGTAAACACGCGACCCAGAAGACCATGAAGCACATGAATTCGAAGTTCGTCAAATTGGGGTTCTTTATGGTGTCTTTGATCCTAGTATTTAAATCAACACCGAAGATAGCCTTTAGCATTAATTGGACACACTGACTACCGATATAAGCCAATGTCGAATTCCAGACACATGCCATGACAACACGGTTGATGACAATCCATATGGAGAAGTAGATGCCAAATGACACTCTTGACGAAATGGGGAAAGAGATATGGTAATTATTCCCCACTTTAGAGCCCAgtatcaagaaaaatgcgACGAAAGTGTACCCAACCCAAATACAGATCCAAGTCTGCCACCAGTTAAGCCCTAACTGTAACCCAGTGGCTGAGATTTGCCATGTATTAACGTTAAAGGACCCagaaatccaaaaaaaaatgtactGCTTCCAAGTCCACGTTCTTCTCTTAGCTTCCACAGGCCGCAGTTCTGCGTTGTATAAGTATGTGGCACGTAGTGACTCCCGCAAATCTTTAAATGTCCTAATTGGACTTTCGGGCTTGTGATCGACCGAGTCGGTAGAGTCATGCTTGACTTCAAAAAACTCGATAGTTCTTTGAAACCAGGACACCATTCCATCATCCTGAGCAATGGTTACATTGTTTTCTGAATCggtctcttttttttcaatgacgTTAGCATCAGTCTTAGAAGATATTTTAGCTGCATCGTCCAATTCGAACTCCTTTGtggttttcttgttatcCTCTGTCAGTATAGTGTCGTCCCTCACTGTCCTCGACCAGGTATCGAATTCAGAATCAGACAGTGGCGTTGCCTCCATTAGAAAATTTGTGAATGAGGGAAGTCGTTACCGCCTTTTATTTCCGCAATATATTGTAAAGTGAAGCAAAGCTGTCCAATGTTGTGCTCCAGATGTCATACAAAAAAGGCCAAAGCTATATACtattatataaaagatAGCATGTCATCGAGTAATTGAGCAAgagagaaaatgaaaaaaaaacttttccGTTGGAGAATtgtcaaaaattttcagaagTGCGACATGTCTCTGCGTTGTCCCAGCTGACACTATAGTTTCAGTAGCGAGAACCGCCAAGTCTTATAGCAGCACTTTAATGGCGAAGAATGGCGCGATAAGGACGAAAGCGGAAAATCCCGAGCGTCAACCGCAGCTAACGCCGTGggacaaaaataaaaggcGAAAAcgagaaaaaatgaaaaaaagaaatgggCGGCACATACTGCTTTGTGGTATGACACAATcacatttctttttctttttgggaTCGCCTGCAGTAGAGGCTGCGCCGTTTGTTTCCCGTTTCAAGGACAAACTAGCTAGGACATGAGACTTCTAAGCCATCGAGTCAAAAGAGTTAGGGCATTGAGTCTCTAAAGGTAAGTGCGGGGACTTGATTGATTCTTGATTTCGAAGTTTGGCAGAGGTGTTCCACGAGCTATCGCCTATTAAGACAAAATTCAGGAAACTGTTGCATAGCAATCACCGTGGCATATTGAGTTTCTTGTTTAAGTGGTGTAAAGACAGTGAGGCGATGGTGGTATTTCGTAGGGCCTTTATTAGcaatgaattttcttttttgctgCATTCTATTGCTCTCCCTTCGTAATAAAGTTTGGTGTTCGTACAGAGCGATAATGTTTCTCTACCTTTTTCAACTTAAAGGATCGAGGAAAGTCAAAGGGTGGCAAAAACATATGGTATAATACAAAGACAAACTAAGTGGAAATAAAGTAATCAAGAGTATTGAACTATAAAGTTATACAAAATATGACCACTATTGCGTCAGAATACTCTTCGGAGGCGTCAAATACACCCATTGAACATCAATTCAACCCTTACGGTGATAATGGTGGTACAATCTTAGGTATTGCGGGTGAAGATTTCGCAGTGTTGGCGGGCGATACAAGAAATATCACCGATTACTCAATTAATTCTCGTTACGAACCGAAAGTCTTTGATTGTGGTGACAATATAGTCATGTCAGCGAACGGATTTGCTGCGGATGGTGACGCCCTAGTGAAAAGATTTAAAAATAGTGTAAAATGGTATCATTTCGATCACAAcgataaaaaattatcgaTAAATTCTGCAGCCAGGAACATTCAACATCTTCTGTACGGGAAGAGGTTCTTCCCCTACTACGTTCATACCATCATTGCGGGTCTTGACGAAAATGGTAAGGGCGCCGTCTATTCGTTCGACCCAGTTGGTTCCTATGAAAGAGAACAGTGTAGAGCAGGTGGTGCTGCGGC
The nucleotide sequence above comes from Saccharomyces paradoxus chromosome II, complete sequence. Encoded proteins:
- the PRE7 gene encoding proteasome core particle subunit beta 6 (Beta 6 subunit of the 20S proteasome~similar to YBL041W), which translates into the protein MTTIASEYSSEASNTPIEHQFNPYGDNGGTILGIAGEDFAVLAGDTRNITDYSINSRYEPKVFDCGDNIVMSANGFAADGDALVKRFKNSVKWYHFDHNDKKLSINSAARNIQHLLYGKRFFPYYVHTIIAGLDENGKGAVYSFDPVGSYEREQCRAGGAAASLIMPFLDNQVNFKNQYEPGTNGKVKKPLKYLSVEEVIKLVRDSFTSATERHIQVGDGLEILIVTKDGVRKEFYELKRD
- the FUI1 gene encoding uridine permease (High affinity uridine permease, localizes to the plasma membrane~similar to YBL042C), which produces MEATPLSDSEFDTWSRTVRDDTILTEDNKKTTKEFELDDAAKISSKTDANVIEKKETDSENNVTIAQDDGMVSWFQRTIEFFEVKHDSTDSVDHKPESPIRTFKDLRESLRATYLYNAELRPVEAKRRTWTWKQYIFFWISGSFNVNTWQISATGLQLGLNWWQTWICIWVGYTFVAFFLILGSKVGNNYHISFPISSRVSFGIYFSIWIVINRVVMACVWNSTLAYIGSQCVQLMLKAIFGVDLNTRIKDTIKNPNLTNFEFMCFMVFWVACLPFLWFPPDKLRHVFALKSAITPFAAFGFLIWTLCKAKGHLALGSLNDNGGAISKTVLAWSVIRAIMSALDNFSTLILNAPDFTRFGKTYKSSVYSQLVALPVCYGIISLIGILSVSAAYTLYGINYWSPLDILNRYLDNYTSGNRAGVFLISFIFAFDQLGANLSGNSIPAGTDLTALLPKFINIRRGSYICALISLAICPWDLLSSSSKFTTALAAYAVFLSAIAGVISADYFIVRKGYVNIFHCYTDKPGSYYMYNKYGTNWRAVVAYIFGIAPNFAGFLGSVGVSVPVGAMKVYYLNYFVGYLISALSYCILVYFYPIKGIPGDAKITDRKWLEEWVEVEEFGTEREAFEEYGGVSTGYEKIRYV